The following proteins come from a genomic window of Lycium ferocissimum isolate CSIRO_LF1 chromosome 4, AGI_CSIRO_Lferr_CH_V1, whole genome shotgun sequence:
- the LOC132053378 gene encoding uncharacterized protein LOC132053378, producing MNMDKGSMQSNLDCFLNYTTPFVQSQCLAKSEIKNLNKLWHPWEREKVEYFKLADLWNCYDEWSAYGAGIPIRLDTGETLVQYYVPYLSAIQIFTSTSPANILREEAESVCETRDSFSDSLSDESESEKLSRWDGCSSEEGVVEQDSLSRTNDRLGYLYFQYFERCTPYGRVPLMDKINSLAERYPGLMSLRSVDLSPASWMAVAWYPIYHIPMGRTIKDLSTCFLTFHTLSSSFQDMDLGDDMENGSRKRKEGESISLPPFGLATYKMQGDVWVSDRSGKDQERLMSLFSVADSWLKQLGVQHHDFNYMSIRRG from the exons ATGAACATGGACAAGGGATCAATGCAATCAAATCTTGATTGTTTCCTTAACTACACAACCCCATTTGTCCAATCTCAGTGTTTAGCCAAG AGTGAGattaaaaatttgaataagCTATGGCATCCATGGGAAAGGGAGAAGGTGGAATATTTCAAGTTGGCTGATCTTTGGAATTGTTATGATGAATGGAGTGCTTATGGGGCTGGAATACCAATTAGATTGGATACAGGAGAAACTTTGGTCCAATATTATGTTCCTTATCTTTCAGCTATTCAAATCTTTACCAGCACTTCACCTGCAAATATTTTAAG GGAGGAGGCCGAATCTGTTTGCGAGACGAGGGATTCTTTCAGCGATTCTTTAAGTGATGAGAGTGAGAGCGAAAAACTATCGAGGTGGGATGGATGTTCCTCTGAGGAAGGTGTAGTTGAACAAGATAGCTTAAGCAGAACGAACGATAGATTGGGATACCTTTATTTTCAGTATTTCGAGAGATGTACTCCATATGGAAGAGTTCCTCTGATGGATAAG ATTAATAGCTTGGCTGAAAGGTACCCTGGATTAATGTCATTGAGAAGTGTCGATCTTTCGCCTGCTAGTTGGATGGCAGTTGCTTG GTACCCGATATATCACATTCCCATGGGAAGAACCATTAAGGACTTGTCGACGTGCTTTCTCACTTTCCAcaccctttcttcttcttttcaag ATATGGACCTTGGAGATGACATGGAGAATGGTAgtaggaaaagaaaggaaggagaaAGCATTTCTCTCCCGCCTTTTGGTTTGGCCACTTACAAGATGCAAGGTGACGTATGGGTTTCTGATAGGAGCGGAAAGGACCAAGAGAGGCTCATGTCACTTTTTAGTGTGGCCGATTCTTGGCTAAAGCAATTGGGTGTCCAGCATCATGACTTTAACTACATGAGTATTCGTCGtggttga